The Haloplanus salinarum genome includes a region encoding these proteins:
- a CDS encoding transcription initiation factor IIB, producing the protein MTRPTRQREDRTRWQGEKEEETDDADVDLDDLDPEDLVRTADGELIHEETGLIIEEEQIDPGPEWRAFNHQERQEKSRVGAPTTQTMHDKGLTTTIDWKDKDAYGRSISSRKRSQMHRLRKWQERIRTKDAGERNLQFALSEIDRMASALGVPRSVREVASVIYRRALNEDLIRGRSIEGVATAALYAACRKEGIPRSLEEISEVSRVERKEIGRTYRYISQELGLEMKPVDPKKYVPRFCSELELSEEVQSKANEIIETTAEKGLLSGKSPTGYAAAAIYAASLLCNEKKTQREVADVAQVTEVTIRNRYQEQIEAMGIHS; encoded by the coding sequence ATGACACGGCCCACCCGCCAGCGGGAAGACCGAACGCGATGGCAGGGCGAGAAAGAGGAGGAAACCGACGACGCGGACGTCGATCTCGACGATCTCGATCCCGAGGACCTCGTCAGGACGGCGGATGGCGAACTGATTCACGAGGAGACCGGCCTCATCATCGAGGAAGAGCAGATCGATCCCGGGCCGGAGTGGCGGGCGTTCAACCACCAGGAACGCCAGGAGAAATCGCGGGTGGGAGCCCCAACCACCCAGACGATGCACGACAAGGGACTGACGACGACCATCGACTGGAAGGACAAGGACGCCTACGGGCGTTCGATCTCCTCGCGGAAGCGCTCGCAGATGCACCGGCTGCGGAAGTGGCAGGAGCGCATCCGGACGAAGGACGCGGGCGAGCGCAATCTGCAGTTCGCGCTGAGCGAGATCGACCGGATGGCCTCGGCGCTGGGCGTTCCCCGCTCGGTACGCGAGGTGGCCTCGGTGATCTATCGACGCGCGCTCAACGAGGACCTCATCCGCGGGCGTTCGATCGAGGGCGTCGCCACCGCCGCCCTCTATGCCGCCTGCCGGAAGGAGGGGATCCCCCGGTCGCTGGAGGAGATCTCCGAGGTCTCGCGGGTCGAACGCAAGGAGATCGGTCGGACCTACCGCTACATCTCCCAGGAGCTCGGCCTGGAGATGAAACCCGTCGACCCCAAGAAGTACGTTCCGCGGTTCTGTTCGGAGCTCGAACTCAGCGAGGAGGTCCAGTCGAAGGCCAACGAGATCATCGAGACGACCGCCGAGAAGGGCCTGCTGTCGGGCAAGTCGCCGACCGGTTACGCCGCCGCGGCCATCTACGCCGCCTCCCTGCTCTGCAACGAGAAGAAGACCCAGCGCGAAGTCGCCGACGTCGCCCAGGTCACCGAGGTCACCATCCGCAACCGCTACCAGGAACAGATCGAAGCGATGGGCATCCACAGTTAG
- the proS gene encoding proline--tRNA ligase codes for MSDDQELGITESKEHSTGEWYAEVVRKAGLANYGPEGMSGFIVTRPRGYALWESIRNELDARFKATGVQNAYFPMLIPESYLEREKDVVEGFDPEVAWVTQGGYEELEERLAVRPTSESIIAPYLSQWIRSYRDLPMRVNQWCSVIRWEATETKPFFRTKEFLWQEGHTAHATEESAWSETITRLDQYEEVYEDVLAMPVLRGKKPEHDKFPGADTTTTVEALMPDGKSVQGATSHYLGQSFAEAFDITFTDENEDERVAHTTSWGLSWRALGALVMTHSDDQGLVLPPAMAPEQVVIVPIWQEETKDDVLAYAEGIADDLRAAGVRVELDDRDEHNPGFKFNEWELKGVPVRIEIGPNEVEEGTTTLVHRPDGESAEADREGIVGTVRDHLDTVHAKLYAAAEENLTENVREASDRAEILGTIGQHGGYVKAPWCGDEDCEAKIKEQVAAEIVLVPFEGSESDTDPIHDGETCALCDDDAVETAYFARSY; via the coding sequence ATGAGCGACGATCAGGAACTCGGGATCACCGAGTCGAAGGAACACAGCACCGGCGAGTGGTACGCCGAGGTGGTGCGCAAGGCGGGCCTGGCGAACTACGGCCCCGAGGGCATGAGCGGCTTCATCGTGACGCGCCCGCGCGGGTACGCGCTCTGGGAGTCCATCCGGAACGAACTCGACGCCCGCTTCAAGGCGACCGGCGTGCAGAACGCCTACTTCCCGATGTTGATCCCCGAGTCGTACCTCGAACGCGAGAAGGACGTGGTCGAGGGGTTCGACCCCGAGGTGGCGTGGGTCACACAGGGCGGCTACGAGGAACTGGAGGAACGGCTCGCCGTCCGGCCGACGAGCGAGAGCATCATCGCGCCGTATCTGAGTCAGTGGATCCGGAGCTACCGGGACCTCCCCATGCGCGTCAACCAGTGGTGTAGCGTGATCCGGTGGGAGGCCACCGAGACGAAGCCGTTCTTCCGCACCAAAGAGTTCCTCTGGCAGGAGGGCCACACCGCCCACGCAACCGAGGAGAGCGCCTGGTCCGAGACGATCACCCGCCTCGACCAGTACGAGGAGGTGTACGAGGACGTCCTCGCGATGCCGGTCCTCCGCGGGAAGAAGCCCGAACACGACAAGTTCCCCGGGGCGGACACCACGACGACCGTCGAGGCGCTGATGCCGGACGGCAAGTCGGTCCAGGGCGCGACCAGCCACTACCTCGGTCAGAGCTTCGCCGAGGCGTTCGACATCACGTTCACCGACGAGAACGAGGACGAGCGGGTCGCCCACACTACCTCGTGGGGGCTGTCCTGGCGGGCGCTCGGGGCGCTCGTCATGACCCACAGCGACGACCAGGGGCTCGTCCTGCCGCCCGCGATGGCGCCGGAACAGGTCGTGATCGTTCCCATCTGGCAGGAGGAGACGAAAGACGACGTGCTGGCGTACGCCGAGGGCATCGCCGACGACCTCCGAGCGGCGGGCGTCCGCGTCGAACTCGACGACCGCGACGAGCACAACCCCGGCTTCAAGTTCAACGAGTGGGAGCTGAAGGGAGTCCCGGTACGGATCGAAATCGGTCCCAACGAGGTCGAGGAGGGGACGACGACCCTCGTCCACCGACCGGACGGCGAGTCCGCCGAGGCCGACCGGGAGGGCATCGTGGGTACCGTTCGGGACCACCTCGACACCGTCCACGCCAAGCTCTACGCCGCCGCCGAGGAGAACCTGACCGAGAACGTCCGCGAAGCGTCCGACCGGGCCGAAATCCTCGGTACGATCGGCCAGCACGGCGGGTACGTCAAGGCGCCGTGGTGTGGCGACGAGGACTGCGAGGCGAAGATCAAAGAGCAGGTGGCCGCCGAAATCGTCCTCGTGCCCTTCGAGGGCAGCGAGAGCGACACCGACCCGATCCACGACGGCGAGACCTGCGCGCTCTGTGACGACGACGCCGTCGAAACCGCCTACTTCGCCCGCTCGTACTGA
- a CDS encoding PadR family transcriptional regulator produces the protein MSEAQAVSSSPGIVRDLTAFQHNILVILSEEPMYGLAIKRQLEDYYGTEVNHGRLYPNLDNLVEMDLVEKSELDKRTNQYELTEEGHEAVLTRMDWVLSKFVTDEDRADSVRDLIDAQN, from the coding sequence ATGTCAGAGGCACAAGCAGTAAGTAGCAGCCCCGGTATCGTTCGTGATCTGACTGCGTTTCAGCACAACATCCTCGTCATCCTCTCCGAGGAACCCATGTACGGGCTGGCGATCAAGCGCCAGCTCGAGGATTACTACGGGACCGAAGTGAACCACGGGCGTCTCTACCCCAACCTCGACAACCTCGTCGAGATGGACCTGGTCGAGAAGAGCGAACTCGACAAGCGGACGAACCAGTACGAACTGACCGAGGAGGGCCACGAGGCGGTCCTGACCCGGATGGACTGGGTGCTCTCGAAATTCGTCACGGACGAGGACCGGGCGGACTCGGTCCGTGACCTCATCGACGCGCAGAACTGA
- a CDS encoding endonuclease V, with protein sequence MTPVRPEFVPDPSQSRAEMEALQRRVADAARFADDLESDPAAVSLADDATLAGDRPVVAGVDQAFLDDRAVSAVVCLRGGTVVERVHAVTDLSVPYVPGLLSFREGGPILAAFERLEATPDVVLFDGSGRIHYRQAGLATHLGVVLDVPSVGVAKNLLCGRIEADVDGRPAGWRAPVVADADLDAPDGTVVGYAYQSRQYDSNPVINPLYVSPGHRVSAGTAVDLVAALCDGYKLPEPTRLADAYAEECKAEHG encoded by the coding sequence GTGACCCCCGTCCGCCCCGAGTTCGTCCCCGACCCCTCGCAGTCCCGTGCGGAGATGGAGGCGCTCCAGCGGCGTGTCGCGGACGCGGCGCGGTTCGCGGACGACCTGGAGTCCGATCCGGCGGCCGTCTCGCTCGCGGACGACGCGACCCTCGCCGGCGACCGGCCCGTGGTCGCCGGGGTGGATCAGGCCTTTCTCGACGACCGGGCGGTCAGCGCCGTCGTCTGTCTCCGGGGCGGGACAGTGGTCGAACGCGTCCACGCGGTGACCGACCTGTCGGTGCCGTACGTCCCGGGACTGCTCTCCTTCCGCGAGGGCGGCCCGATACTCGCGGCGTTCGAGCGGCTGGAGGCGACTCCCGACGTCGTCCTTTTCGACGGGAGCGGACGCATCCACTACCGGCAGGCCGGCCTCGCGACGCATCTCGGCGTCGTCCTCGACGTGCCGAGCGTCGGCGTCGCGAAGAACCTGCTCTGTGGCCGGATCGAGGCCGACGTGGACGGGCGACCGGCGGGCTGGCGGGCGCCGGTCGTCGCCGACGCCGACCTCGACGCGCCGGACGGGACCGTCGTCGGCTACGCCTACCAGTCGCGGCAGTACGACTCGAACCCGGTCATCAACCCGCTGTACGTGAGCCCGGGCCACCGCGTGAGCGCGGGGACGGCCGTCGACCTCGTCGCGGCGCTCTGTGACGGCTACAAGCTCCCGGAGCCGACGCGGTTGGCCGACGCGTACGCCGAGGAGTGCAAGGCCGAACACGGGTAG
- a CDS encoding DUF7108 family protein: MTDLPREVRDEAERLTRLARRAVDENEAAAYERDRDERLAAFDYTARIREDDDTLVLHPAEWLEGETARIERIEDTDRAVEIPLSGSGDASEWESVERHNAEVVERVRERADEVHAANARAFADFMGNHYARRVETATAAELREFLTEYFPRNAWPSDEQRDAVERSLEHVYAVTETEMPEFSSARR, translated from the coding sequence ATGACTGATCTGCCACGGGAGGTACGCGACGAAGCCGAACGGCTCACCCGCCTGGCCCGCCGGGCGGTCGACGAGAACGAGGCGGCCGCCTACGAGCGCGACCGGGACGAGCGCCTCGCGGCGTTCGACTACACCGCCCGCATCCGGGAGGACGACGACACGCTCGTCCTCCACCCTGCCGAGTGGCTGGAGGGTGAGACGGCGCGGATCGAGCGCATCGAGGACACCGACCGCGCGGTCGAGATTCCGCTGTCCGGGAGCGGCGACGCCTCGGAGTGGGAGTCGGTGGAGCGCCACAACGCCGAGGTAGTCGAGCGCGTGCGCGAGCGGGCGGACGAAGTACACGCGGCCAACGCGAGGGCGTTCGCCGATTTCATGGGCAACCACTACGCCCGGCGGGTGGAGACGGCGACGGCGGCGGAGCTACGGGAGTTCCTGACGGAGTATTTCCCGCGGAACGCGTGGCCGAGCGACGAGCAACGCGACGCAGTGGAGCGGTCGCTCGAACACGTTTACGCCGTGACGGAAACCGAGATGCCCGAGTTCAGTTCTGCGCGTCGATGA
- the rnhA gene encoding ribonuclease HI yields MPTIDCDPETARSRLEEAGVAVEAGNTDHERWRAERGDAVAVAYDDSVVVQGARPTDLTALLSTAGGRAHVYFDGASRGNPGPAAVGWVIVSGDGIVDEGGETIGETTNNRAEYEALIRALEVARDHGFEAVDVRGDSELIVKQVRGEWDANDPGLRERRVTVRELLAGFDRWSLEHVPREINDRADRLANEALDDD; encoded by the coding sequence ATGCCGACCATCGACTGTGACCCCGAGACGGCGCGCAGCCGGCTGGAGGAGGCCGGCGTCGCCGTCGAGGCGGGGAACACCGACCACGAGCGCTGGCGGGCCGAACGCGGCGACGCGGTGGCCGTCGCCTACGACGACAGCGTCGTCGTCCAGGGGGCCCGGCCAACCGACCTGACCGCGCTGCTCTCGACGGCCGGCGGCCGGGCGCACGTCTACTTCGACGGGGCGAGCCGCGGCAACCCCGGACCGGCCGCCGTCGGGTGGGTCATCGTCTCGGGGGACGGAATCGTCGACGAGGGCGGCGAGACCATCGGCGAGACGACGAACAACCGTGCCGAGTACGAGGCGCTGATCCGCGCGCTGGAGGTGGCCCGGGACCACGGCTTCGAGGCGGTCGACGTCCGCGGCGACTCGGAGTTGATCGTCAAGCAGGTGCGGGGGGAGTGGGACGCGAACGACCCCGGCCTCCGGGAGCGGCGGGTGACGGTCCGGGAGTTGCTCGCCGGGTTCGACCGCTGGTCGCTGGAACACGTTCCGCGGGAGATAAACGACCGGGCCGACCGACTGGCGAACGAGGCACTCGACGATGACTGA
- a CDS encoding rhomboid family intramembrane serine protease, translating into MAQCDECGSHENLPYQCRRCGGTFCSEHRLPENHDCPGLDEWNDPDGVFDSGFDDSVRAESGGSGSVLDRLPSLDGSVTGTGGLLGYFRGNVAYLFLALMWVTFALQLLIGGVFGREVMASLFVLRSDHLAYVWTWITSVFAHGGLYHIAGNSIVLYFFGPLVERYAGSKRFAALFLLSGALAGLGFVGVSILLGSLGPTGVVSVVGASGAIFAVLGVLTVLNPGLRIYLYFIIPIPLWLFTAGFAVISVLFFLSPQSASSVGQGNVAHLAHLIGLVIGLAYGKRLKRPRNVPDQLTFGGGRGPGGPGGPGGPGGPGGPGGPGRR; encoded by the coding sequence ATGGCTCAGTGCGACGAGTGCGGCAGTCACGAGAACCTGCCGTACCAGTGTCGGCGCTGTGGCGGGACGTTCTGCTCGGAACACCGACTCCCGGAGAACCACGACTGTCCCGGGTTGGACGAGTGGAACGACCCGGACGGTGTGTTCGATAGCGGCTTCGACGACAGCGTTCGAGCCGAGAGCGGGGGGAGCGGGAGCGTCCTCGACAGGCTTCCCAGCCTCGACGGGTCGGTGACGGGCACCGGCGGCCTGCTCGGTTACTTCCGGGGGAACGTGGCGTACCTGTTTCTCGCGCTCATGTGGGTCACCTTCGCGCTCCAGTTGCTGATCGGGGGCGTGTTCGGCCGGGAGGTGATGGCGTCGTTGTTCGTCCTCCGGTCGGACCACCTCGCCTACGTCTGGACGTGGATCACTTCCGTCTTCGCCCACGGTGGCCTCTATCACATCGCCGGCAACAGCATCGTGCTGTACTTCTTCGGCCCGCTCGTCGAGCGGTACGCCGGGTCGAAACGCTTCGCCGCCCTGTTCCTGCTCAGCGGCGCCCTCGCCGGGCTCGGGTTCGTCGGGGTCAGCATCCTCCTCGGCTCGCTCGGCCCGACGGGCGTCGTGAGCGTCGTCGGAGCCAGTGGCGCCATCTTCGCCGTCCTCGGGGTTCTCACGGTGCTCAACCCCGGGCTGCGGATCTACCTCTATTTCATCATCCCCATCCCGCTGTGGCTGTTCACGGCCGGGTTCGCCGTCATCTCCGTGCTCTTTTTCCTCTCGCCGCAGTCCGCGTCGTCGGTCGGGCAGGGCAACGTCGCCCACCTCGCACACCTGATCGGCCTCGTGATCGGACTCGCCTACGGCAAGCGACTCAAACGCCCGCGGAACGTCCCCGATCAGTTGACCTTCGGGGGCGGACGAGGGCCCGGTGGCCCCGGCGGACCGGGCGGCCCCGGCGGTCCGGGCGGCCCCGGCGGTCCGGGACGGCGGTGA
- a CDS encoding inorganic diphosphatase: MVNLWEDLEPGPNPPETITAVVECLKGERNKYEYDKDVPGVVLDRVLHSNVHYPSDYGFIPQSYYDDEDPFDVLVLVEDGTFPGCIVEARPIALMKMDDDGEQDDKVIAVPTEDPRFDHYRDLDDIPQQTLDEIDEFFSTYKNLEEGKEVETLGWEDKAAAKDAIEHAIDLYDEKFA; the protein is encoded by the coding sequence ATGGTAAACCTGTGGGAAGACCTGGAACCCGGCCCGAACCCGCCCGAGACGATCACCGCCGTCGTCGAGTGTCTCAAGGGCGAGCGGAACAAGTACGAGTACGACAAGGACGTGCCCGGCGTCGTCCTCGACCGAGTCCTCCACAGCAACGTCCACTACCCGAGCGACTACGGGTTCATTCCCCAGTCGTACTACGACGACGAGGACCCCTTCGACGTCCTCGTCCTCGTCGAGGACGGAACGTTCCCCGGGTGCATCGTCGAAGCGCGGCCCATCGCCCTCATGAAGATGGACGACGACGGCGAACAGGACGACAAGGTCATCGCCGTCCCGACCGAGGACCCGCGGTTCGACCACTACCGGGACCTCGACGACATCCCCCAGCAGACCCTCGACGAGATCGACGAGTTCTTCTCGACCTACAAGAACCTCGAGGAGGGCAAGGAAGTCGAGACGCTGGGCTGGGAGGACAAGGCCGCCGCGAAAGACGCCATCGAACACGCCATCGACCTCTACGACGAGAAGTTCGCCTGA
- a CDS encoding alpha/beta fold hydrolase — translation MVPDDDATLRTVQTDPDRRVSYAEYGDSDGVPVLFLHGTPGSHVLGGLLAASAERAGVRLLAPDRPGYARSTPWPTRTLADTGAFLTPVLDDAGVETAGVVGFSGGGPHALALAATHPDRVDAVDVVAGAPPPSLASPPPAPQRLLSALARVSPRFLHGLLGVQAWAADRLPPRIVVSQYTTDPSDLPPGVAERVHRDFVTALDDHRRGAVTELALLAREWDLPLDDVDVPVHCRHGDRDANAPIAGARRLCDRLPTADLTVVEGADHLPTLLRCRASVLDRYAEE, via the coding sequence ATGGTCCCCGACGACGACGCCACCCTCCGAACCGTCCAGACGGATCCCGACCGACGCGTTTCGTACGCCGAGTACGGCGATTCCGACGGCGTTCCGGTCCTGTTCCTCCACGGCACGCCGGGATCGCACGTCCTCGGTGGCCTCCTGGCCGCGTCGGCGGAGCGGGCGGGAGTCCGCCTTCTCGCCCCCGACCGTCCCGGCTACGCTCGCTCGACGCCGTGGCCGACGCGGACCCTGGCCGACACCGGCGCCTTCCTCACGCCCGTCCTCGACGACGCCGGCGTCGAGACGGCCGGCGTGGTCGGCTTCTCGGGTGGCGGCCCCCACGCCCTCGCCCTCGCGGCAACCCACCCGGACCGCGTCGACGCCGTCGACGTGGTCGCGGGGGCGCCGCCGCCCTCTCTGGCGTCTCCCCCGCCGGCACCACAGCGACTCCTGAGCGCCCTCGCCCGCGTCTCGCCCCGATTCCTCCACGGCCTCCTCGGCGTGCAGGCGTGGGCCGCGGACCGGCTCCCGCCACGGATCGTCGTCTCGCAGTATACGACGGATCCGAGCGACCTGCCACCGGGCGTCGCCGAGCGCGTCCACCGGGACTTCGTGACCGCCCTCGACGACCACCGGCGGGGCGCAGTCACCGAACTCGCCTTGCTCGCCCGGGAGTGGGACCTGCCCCTCGACGACGTCGACGTGCCGGTCCACTGCCGACACGGGGACCGGGACGCGAACGCGCCCATCGCGGGCGCGAGACGACTGTGTGATCGCCTCCCGACCGCCGATCTGACCGTCGTCGAGGGTGCCGATCACCTTCCGACGCTCCTTCGGTGTCGCGCGTCCGTGCTCGACCGATACGCCGAGGAGTGA